A DNA window from Planctomycetaceae bacterium contains the following coding sequences:
- a CDS encoding tetratricopeptide repeat protein, giving the protein MSSPSPKKRRRRSIVMAIVAIAVIAAAIAWPSWKAGQPESRYARGLQAYEAGDLKTLRIEGLALKNTADWQAQASLLTGMFELARGQLPEAVAELEAARADESTRVAAWRLTGETFHRAGQLDEARRAFQDALAFDPDDVASHRWMAATLYDLGAMALALAHLDEVKRLDPDDPRPYRFAGAIHKDYEHYPDAIAEYRQGLKHHPSQILADEMRFELAECLFETGDYDEAVRVLSECRTSADTDALRGRCQSALGNSEAALQLADSVLKSAPQHVEALKLKASILMERREYSEAESLLERAAEVNSADPALYVQLSQLYQLQGKTDQADATAKKMKHISDLRTQLAELHSQALSDVTNADLRFQIGQTADELGMHEIAAMWFKAALSLDPQHVQAGNALADHAGKNSARQNSGLRFSRPDGR; this is encoded by the coding sequence GTGTCATCGCCTTCGCCAAAGAAACGTCGCCGTCGAAGCATTGTGATGGCGATTGTCGCTATCGCTGTCATCGCCGCGGCGATCGCGTGGCCGTCCTGGAAGGCTGGGCAGCCGGAATCGCGGTATGCTCGCGGCTTACAGGCATACGAAGCCGGTGATCTGAAGACGCTGCGAATCGAAGGGCTGGCTTTGAAGAACACAGCCGACTGGCAGGCTCAGGCATCACTGCTGACCGGCATGTTCGAACTGGCTCGCGGACAACTGCCGGAAGCCGTCGCCGAACTGGAAGCTGCTCGCGCCGACGAGAGCACGCGCGTCGCGGCATGGAGGCTCACGGGTGAAACGTTCCATCGGGCCGGCCAGTTGGATGAAGCGCGGCGAGCCTTCCAGGACGCTCTGGCTTTCGATCCCGACGACGTGGCGTCACATCGCTGGATGGCCGCGACGCTGTACGACCTGGGAGCCATGGCGCTGGCACTGGCTCATCTGGATGAAGTCAAGCGGCTGGATCCCGATGACCCCCGGCCGTATCGCTTCGCCGGAGCGATCCACAAGGATTACGAACACTATCCGGATGCCATCGCTGAGTACCGGCAGGGACTGAAGCATCATCCGTCTCAGATCCTTGCCGATGAAATGCGCTTCGAACTGGCGGAATGTCTGTTCGAAACCGGCGACTACGACGAAGCCGTCCGCGTGCTGTCCGAATGTCGGACGTCAGCCGACACCGACGCTCTACGCGGCCGCTGTCAGTCCGCACTGGGGAATTCCGAGGCGGCGCTGCAGCTTGCGGACAGCGTTCTGAAATCGGCGCCGCAACATGTCGAAGCACTGAAACTCAAGGCCTCCATTCTGATGGAACGCCGCGAGTACTCAGAAGCCGAATCGCTGCTGGAACGCGCTGCGGAAGTCAATTCCGCGGACCCGGCCCTGTATGTGCAGTTGTCCCAGCTCTACCAGCTCCAGGGAAAGACAGATCAGGCTGACGCGACGGCGAAAAAGATGAAGCACATCAGCGACCTGAGAACTCAACTGGCCGAACTCCACTCCCAGGCGTTATCCGACGTGACGAATGCCGACCTGAGGTTTCAGATCGGCCAAACCGCCGACGAACTCGGCATGCACGAAATTGCTGCGATGTGGTTCAAAGCGGCGCTGTCACTGGACCCGCAGCATGTCCAGGCCGGCAACGCTCTCGCCGACCACGCCGGCAAAAACTCGGCAAGACAAAACTCCGGCCTTCGATTTTCTCGTCCCGACGGTCGGTAA